From one Coffea eugenioides isolate CCC68of chromosome 11, Ceug_1.0, whole genome shotgun sequence genomic stretch:
- the LOC113753919 gene encoding protein S-acyltransferase 11-like: MDFVGSPSPSSSSTSAPNDVTSQEHYVTSIEVDHETTCWGCGVRLLVSPHAPVFKCGWCGAITNRNALKNNNQYYKWRRLRDRCFVVFVLLFMLFIICGGIWAVYPVVFSISFFWGIFHSTITLILSVSTLSSFGLASFLSPGVPPRILWGSYPAVGKGGLENYTFCHHCSKPKSSRTHHCSSCGMCVLDMDHHCPFIGNCVGAANHRCFIIFLISAVMSTIYVSTISFYAALHVWPPVNYVANQPLNRLLSYEVTLNFLKESAFALLRSAVFLTPRGLVLVYLFIASVSVGIGLSVLLWQQLSYVYRGKTYLSQLNASEGDGGERDCKNLINFFGCQYIAARYFPSFWNSRKTHEK, encoded by the exons ATGGATTTTGTGGGCTCCCCCTCTCCCTCTTCCTCCTCAACTTCTGCACCAAACGATGTCACTTCTCAG GAGCATTATGTGACATCAATTGAGGTAGATCACGAGACAACGTGTTGGGGCTGTGGAGTCCGTCTTCTTGTTTCACCTCATGCACCTGTTTTCAAATGTGGCTGGTGTGGAGCAATAACTAACAGAAAtgcattgaaaaataataaccAGTACTATAAGTGGAGACGTTTGCGAGATCGTTGCTTTGTTGTTTTCGTCCTTTTGTTCATGCTTTTTATAATAT GTGGTGGCATCTGGGCAGTCTATCCTGTTGTTTTCTCAATCAGTTTTTTCTGGGGAATTTTCCACTCCACGATAACTCTAATACTATCTGTATCTACATTATCTTCGTTTGGCCTAGCATCATTTCTGTCTCCTGGTGTTCCACCAAGGATATTGTGGGGTAGCTACCCAGCAGTAGGAAAAGGTGGACTTGAGAACTATACCTTTTGTCACCACTGTTCAAAGCCTAAGTCATCAAGGACGCACCATTGCAGTTCGTGCGGAATGTGTGTATTAGACATGGATCATCACTGCCCATTT ATTGGAAACTGTGTTGGTGCAGCTAATCACCGGTGCTTCATCATCTTCCTCATTTCAGCTGTAATGAGTACAATCTATGTCTCAACTATATCTTTTTATGCGGCACTTCATGTCTGGCCACCAGTAAATTATGTGGCCAATCAACCTCTAAACAGGCTTCTTTCTTATGAGGTCACCTTGAACTTCTTGAAAGAATCTGCTTTTGCATTGCTGAGATCTGCTGTCTTTCTTACACCAAGAGGGCTTGTTCTGGTTTACCTTTTCATCGCTAGTGTCTCGGTGGGGATTGGTTTAAGCGTACTCTTGTGGCAACAGCTCTCCTACGTATATAGAGGGAAGACTTACTTAAGTCAATTAAATGCTTCAGAGGGTGACGGTGGGGAAAGGGATTGCAAAAATTTAATCAACTTTTTTGGTTGTCAGTATATTGCAGCGAGATATTTCCCTAGTTTTTGGAACTCAAGGAAGACTCACGAGAAGTAA